The Streptomyces sp. P9-A4 genome contains a region encoding:
- a CDS encoding DUF3068 domain-containing protein codes for MRRRASLVLLSLAVFCAAMAPTLRWYAFPRLAKIPSNQYQETVLEAKPATLLNYSTLKSEQVDKITIVQTLKGNVEESRRIERDAGRDVVVWDALAYVMGPDGKMVSKVPERYIFDAHSQDPVHVTGESVDGEAVRREGIEFKFPFLTEKRDYQYFDAQTRTSAPIHFVGTRTFRGMEVYYFEQTIPWTQVPMPKTMPVKIPPEVITESGLTRWYSTKRMFWIEPVTGAPVNGEEIHKEELRNAKTLMGQDTLTVFEGHVKMREDYLKSIGDMVSSNRLMVLMLVSYLPWSFTVLALLLLALSLWLEARSRRPADDAPADTFTAGAPVTPPV; via the coding sequence GTGCGCCGCCGAGCCAGTCTCGTCCTGCTCTCCCTCGCCGTCTTCTGCGCCGCGATGGCCCCGACCCTGCGCTGGTACGCCTTCCCCAGACTGGCGAAGATCCCGTCGAACCAGTACCAGGAGACCGTCCTGGAGGCGAAGCCCGCGACCCTCCTCAACTACTCCACGCTCAAGTCGGAGCAGGTCGACAAGATCACGATCGTCCAGACCCTCAAGGGCAACGTGGAGGAGTCCCGGCGCATCGAGCGCGACGCCGGCCGGGACGTCGTCGTCTGGGACGCCCTCGCCTACGTCATGGGCCCCGACGGGAAGATGGTCTCCAAGGTCCCCGAGCGGTACATCTTCGACGCCCACTCCCAGGACCCCGTCCACGTCACCGGCGAGTCCGTCGACGGCGAGGCCGTCCGGCGCGAGGGCATCGAGTTCAAGTTCCCCTTCCTCACCGAGAAGCGGGACTACCAGTACTTCGACGCCCAGACGCGCACCTCGGCCCCCATCCACTTCGTGGGCACCCGCACCTTCCGGGGCATGGAGGTCTACTACTTCGAGCAGACCATCCCGTGGACCCAGGTCCCCATGCCCAAGACCATGCCGGTGAAGATCCCGCCGGAGGTCATCACCGAATCCGGTCTCACCCGCTGGTACTCGACCAAGCGGATGTTCTGGATCGAGCCGGTCACCGGCGCCCCCGTCAACGGCGAGGAGATCCACAAGGAGGAGCTCCGCAACGCCAAGACGCTGATGGGCCAGGACACCCTCACGGTCTTCGAGGGGCACGTGAAGATGCGCGAGGACTACCTCAAGAGCATCGGCGACATGGTCTCCTCCAATCGTCTGATGGTGCTGATGCTCGTCTCCTACCTCCCCTGGAGCTTCACCGTCCTGGCCCTCCTTCTCCTCGCCCTCTCCCTCTGGCTCGAAGCCCGCTCCCGCCGTCCGGCCGACGACGCACCCGCCGACACCTTCACCGCCGGGGCCCCGGTCACCCCTCCCGTCTGA
- a CDS encoding ATP-dependent RNA helicase produces the protein MIRNDALDRLPVRHAVPELLDALDRRGTAVLSAPPGTGKTTLVPLALAGLIGEGPGRRVLVAEPRRMAVRAAARRMAWLLGEEVGGTVGFSVRGERRTGPATRVEVVTTGILLQRLQRDPELAGVDVVLLDECHERHLDADTAMAFLVDVRATLRPELALIAASATSDAAAWADLLTVLEGSGPAPVVWSKGEGHGCRVHYAAPPAGIRPAHGTWVDPALLRHVAATVRLAMERHEGDVLCFLPGTGEIARTAGLLAGVDAEVLQLHGRAAASVQDAVLRGTEPGGRRRVVLTTSVAESSLTVPGVRIVVDSGLAREPRTDHARGLGSLATVTVSEATATQRLGRAGREAFGQVYRCWAEANDGGRPRFPSPEIKVADLADFALRVACWGDPTARGLALLDPPPAGAMAAARSVLGSIGAVDAAGRATGRGVRMSRLGLHPRLGRALLDGAPEVGARRAAEVVALLSEEPPRDYGDDLAAAWRTARRGADGYGARWRTEARRLERSAGEATGGAGAGAGNTRKEGAGPGGAGRDGAGAAGAERGGAGTGGAGSGGAGTGGAGRGDAGKGAVSAWVPGAAVGGVVGDDAVVGLVTALAFPERVARAREQGGYLMVSGSGARLAEGSALRTSPWLAVAVADRTARDATARVRLAAVVDGEMARWAAGHLRSTGEEVHWEEGDVVARSVDRLGAVELTVRPLGAKADPALVREALLDGLRREGLGLLRWSREAGELRERLAFLHRELGEPWPDMADGTLVDRAGEWLEPELSRAARRADLGRIDAGEALRRLLPWASGEAGRLGELAPERIEVPSGSRIRVEYGGERPVLAVKLQEMFGLAETPRVAGVPVLVHLLSPAGRPAAVTADLASFWRDGYRAVRAELRGRYPKHPWPEDPATAEPTRHTSARLRREG, from the coding sequence GTGATCCGAAATGACGCACTCGACCGTCTCCCCGTCCGCCATGCCGTCCCCGAGCTGCTCGACGCGCTCGACCGGCGCGGTACGGCCGTGCTGTCCGCGCCTCCCGGCACGGGCAAGACGACCCTGGTGCCGCTCGCGCTCGCGGGCCTCATAGGGGAGGGACCGGGGCGGCGGGTCCTGGTGGCCGAGCCGCGCCGGATGGCGGTGCGGGCGGCGGCGCGGCGGATGGCGTGGCTGCTCGGCGAGGAGGTCGGCGGCACGGTCGGCTTCTCCGTGCGCGGCGAGCGCCGGACCGGACCCGCGACCAGGGTCGAGGTGGTGACCACGGGCATCCTGCTCCAGCGGCTCCAGCGGGACCCCGAGCTGGCGGGCGTGGACGTGGTCCTGCTCGACGAGTGCCACGAACGGCATCTGGACGCCGACACGGCCATGGCCTTCCTGGTGGACGTGCGGGCCACGCTGCGGCCGGAGCTGGCGCTGATCGCCGCCTCGGCGACGAGCGACGCGGCGGCCTGGGCGGATCTCCTCACGGTCCTGGAGGGCTCGGGCCCGGCGCCGGTGGTGTGGAGCAAGGGCGAGGGACACGGCTGCCGGGTCCACTACGCGGCTCCGCCCGCCGGCATCCGGCCGGCGCACGGCACCTGGGTGGACCCGGCGCTGCTGCGGCACGTCGCCGCGACGGTCCGGCTGGCGATGGAGCGGCACGAGGGGGACGTCCTCTGTTTCCTTCCGGGTACGGGGGAGATCGCGCGGACGGCCGGGCTGCTGGCCGGCGTCGACGCGGAGGTGCTCCAGCTGCACGGGCGGGCCGCCGCGTCGGTGCAGGACGCGGTGCTGCGCGGCACCGAGCCCGGCGGGCGGCGCAGGGTGGTGCTCACGACCTCGGTGGCCGAGTCGAGCCTGACGGTGCCGGGGGTGCGGATCGTCGTGGACTCGGGGCTGGCGCGGGAGCCGCGGACGGACCACGCGAGGGGGCTGGGCTCGCTGGCGACGGTGACGGTCTCCGAGGCGACGGCGACCCAGCGCCTGGGCCGGGCGGGCCGTGAGGCCTTCGGGCAGGTGTATCGCTGCTGGGCCGAGGCGAACGACGGGGGCAGGCCGCGGTTCCCGTCCCCGGAGATCAAGGTCGCCGACCTGGCGGACTTCGCCCTCCGGGTCGCCTGCTGGGGCGATCCGACGGCGCGGGGGCTCGCCCTGCTCGACCCGCCGCCCGCCGGGGCGATGGCGGCGGCGCGCTCGGTCCTCGGGTCGATCGGAGCCGTGGACGCGGCGGGCCGGGCGACCGGGCGCGGGGTACGCATGTCCCGCCTGGGGCTCCACCCCCGGCTGGGGCGCGCGCTCCTGGACGGCGCGCCGGAGGTCGGGGCACGGCGGGCGGCGGAGGTGGTGGCGCTGCTCAGCGAGGAACCGCCGCGCGACTACGGGGACGACCTGGCGGCGGCCTGGCGGACGGCCCGCCGGGGCGCCGACGGATACGGCGCCCGCTGGAGGACGGAGGCGCGCCGCCTGGAGCGCTCGGCCGGGGAGGCGACGGGCGGAGCGGGAGCGGGAGCGGGCAATACCAGGAAGGAGGGTGCCGGGCCCGGCGGTGCGGGACGGGATGGTGCGGGCGCGGCCGGTGCGGAGAGGGGCGGTGCGGGTACTGGCGGTGCGGGTTCTGGCGGTGCTGGTACTGGCGGTGCGGGACGGGGTGACGCCGGGAAGGGGGCGGTGTCGGCCTGGGTGCCCGGCGCGGCGGTGGGAGGTGTGGTCGGGGACGACGCGGTGGTCGGGCTGGTGACGGCGCTGGCCTTTCCCGAGCGGGTGGCTCGGGCCCGGGAGCAGGGCGGGTATCTGATGGTGTCGGGGAGCGGGGCCAGGCTCGCCGAAGGCTCCGCGCTGCGGACCTCGCCCTGGCTGGCCGTGGCGGTGGCGGACCGTACGGCGCGGGACGCGACGGCCCGGGTGCGCCTGGCGGCCGTGGTGGACGGGGAGATGGCCCGGTGGGCGGCAGGGCATCTGCGCTCGACCGGTGAGGAGGTCCACTGGGAGGAGGGGGACGTGGTCGCCCGCTCGGTCGACCGGCTGGGCGCGGTCGAGCTGACGGTCCGTCCGCTCGGGGCGAAGGCCGATCCGGCGCTCGTAAGGGAGGCACTGCTCGACGGTCTGCGGCGGGAGGGGCTCGGGCTGCTGCGGTGGAGCCGGGAGGCCGGGGAACTGCGCGAGCGGCTGGCCTTCCTGCACCGGGAGCTGGGTGAGCCCTGGCCGGACATGGCGGACGGGACGCTGGTCGACCGGGCCGGGGAGTGGCTGGAGCCGGAGCTCTCCCGGGCCGCGCGGCGCGCCGATCTGGGGCGGATCGACGCCGGGGAGGCCCTGCGGCGGCTGTTGCCGTGGGCGTCGGGCGAGGCGGGCCGGCTGGGCGAGCTGGCACCGGAGCGGATCGAGGTGCCGAGCGGTTCGAGGATCCGGGTCGAGTACGGGGGCGAGCGGCCGGTGCTCGCGGTGAAGCTCCAGGAGATGTTCGGACTGGCCGAGACGCCCCGGGTGGCAGGGGTCCCGGTCCTGGTCCATCTCCTCTCCCCCGCCGGACGGCCGGCGGCCGTGACCGCCGACCTGGCGTCGTTCTGGAGGGACGGCTACCGGGCGGTGCGGGCGGAGCTGAGGGGGCGGTACCCGAAGCACCCGTGGCCGGAGGACCCCGCGACGGCGGAGCCGACCCGGCACACGAGCGCGCGGCTCAGACGGGAGGGGTGA
- a CDS encoding SPW_0924 family protein codes for MRALVAAAIGLAPVLLLVLLISVVDLPPDGPTSPKPLLTADPGPKK; via the coding sequence ATGCGTGCCCTCGTCGCCGCCGCCATCGGACTCGCACCAGTCCTCCTCTTAGTTCTGCTCATCTCGGTGGTCGATCTGCCGCCCGACGGCCCCACCTCGCCCAAGCCCCTGCTGACCGCCGATCCCGGCCCCAAGAAGTAA
- a CDS encoding class I SAM-dependent methyltransferase, with product MNQEYEHEVPSDSAEDEAEATRRDAGEAESSRASRGWWDRNADEYQSDHGSFLGDDRFVWGPEGLDEAEAGLLGPAASLKGLDVLEIGAGAAQCSRWLAAQGARPVALDLSHRQLQHALRIGGEVPLVEADAGALPFRDASFDLACSAYGAVPFVADPVRVFREVRRVLRPGGRWVFSVTHPIRWAFPDEPGPEGLSVAASYFDRTPYVEQDEQGRAVYVEHHRTIGDRVRDVVAGGFRLVDLVEPEWPAWNSQEWGGWSPLRGNLIPGTAIFVCERAE from the coding sequence AACCAAGAGTACGAACACGAAGTCCCCTCCGACTCGGCCGAGGACGAGGCGGAGGCGACCCGGCGTGACGCGGGGGAAGCGGAGAGCAGCCGGGCCAGCCGTGGCTGGTGGGACAGGAACGCCGACGAGTACCAGAGCGACCACGGATCGTTCCTGGGCGACGACCGGTTCGTCTGGGGTCCCGAGGGGCTCGACGAGGCGGAGGCCGGGCTCCTCGGGCCGGCCGCGTCGCTGAAGGGCCTCGACGTACTGGAGATCGGCGCGGGCGCGGCCCAGTGCTCGCGGTGGCTGGCGGCGCAGGGGGCGCGGCCGGTGGCGCTCGACCTCTCGCACCGGCAGCTGCAGCACGCGCTGCGGATCGGCGGGGAGGTGCCGCTCGTGGAGGCCGACGCAGGGGCGCTGCCCTTCCGGGACGCCTCCTTCGACCTGGCGTGCTCGGCGTACGGCGCGGTGCCGTTCGTCGCCGACCCGGTGCGGGTGTTCCGTGAGGTGCGGCGGGTGCTGCGGCCGGGCGGCCGGTGGGTCTTCTCGGTGACCCACCCGATCCGCTGGGCGTTCCCCGACGAACCGGGCCCCGAGGGCCTGTCGGTCGCGGCCTCCTATTTCGACCGCACCCCTTATGTGGAGCAGGACGAGCAGGGGCGGGCGGTGTACGTGGAGCACCACCGGACGATCGGCGACCGGGTGCGGGACGTGGTGGCCGGCGGCTTCCGGCTGGTGGACCTGGTCGAGCCGGAGTGGCCGGCGTGGAACAGCCAGGAGTGGGGCGGCTGGTCCCCGCTGCGGGGGAACCTGATCCCGGGAACGGCGATCTTCGTCTGCGAGCGCGCGGAGTAG